The genomic window GGACCACCAGTATGGGCACTGAAGCTGCCTATTCCTGAAACTTATTCCTGGAGTGGGAGTGTTtgggcaggaagagagagagacagggacagttTGCTCCCCTGAGTCAGACTTGCTTTATAAATTAACAGAAGTTCCAGGCCTCCTCCATGCTGTCATGATTATAGAGCTGTCTCCTTTCCCAATCTGAGCCCAGATCAAACACGGCACATAATCCCTGGTGTGTGGCAAGAGGTATGAGATGCATTTTTGGCTCCAGGGAGGAGGCTATTTTTATTACTCTTCAGTATGGGGAAATTGCATTCCATGTGTATGTTGGCCTGTCTGTACACTGTTCAGTGTATACTGAACTCTGTATTTGCATGTACCAGTAAGTGGTTTGTGGACAAGTGCTTATGCCCAGGTCTACCACTGGGTTGGAATGATTTATCCCAGAGGTCGTGGCATAGAAAGGAGTTCCAGAGAGCTGATCATTACACTCTTGCTCATAAACGACTTGGACAGAGTAGCCTATTGCTGCTAAAATAAGGAATAGAGTATGAACTCTGCCAGCCTAATTCTGCTGGTATGGACACAACGCTAGCTGGGGTGGAAAACTACTGGAAAGGATGATGAAAATGACTGTGATGTGGAAAGGAGGGGATGATGgcatggggaagaaggagaaagagagaaatgagtaaTAATTGTCAAATGGTATTTTCTGCAGAGCAAAGAAccctaaacaaatggaaaaaacaaaataaattaatttttgaagaaaggaaggaggtacctaagtggtacagtgcatagagcacctgccttggagtcaggaggaactgagttcaaatttgactccagatacttagtagttgtgtgaccctgggcaagtcacttaacaggaAGGGGAGGGATATTCCCCCAGTCATTCTTTTGTAGTGCTCCCCTATCAAAACCTGCTCTGGATTAGCTGGTGAGCTAGAAAGTGCTACATATTACAAATACATTCAGTTGTGAATGGTTGGTAAcaatttaatgctttttttttttttttgcactttaaTAGGGCACTTGCACTGACAGAGTTTCAGGCAACAGCAACAGATATTTCTGGGTGGGGGTCCTTCCCAGAATCCTTTAACTCCCACCACTCAAAAGGAGGTGGAACATTAATTTTACCCTCATTCCAGGGGAGTGAGGCTCCAAGTTGATTCTAGAAAGAGGGCTGTAGGCCTTCCCCTTGGTTTCCTAGTTTATCAATATCCAGTGGCTTACTAGGAAGCTACTGTTACAGGTCAGTGCCTAAAGGAATGAGTATCCTCAGgtcaaaatgagagaaaagaaaggcagtcATATAAACTGGGAAGAAGTAGGAGAGAATTTGTTTCTCTACCTTTTCCCTACTGGCTCTCTTATCCCTTTGATGGCAGCATACAACAGTGGAAATATTGTGGATTTTTTAGTTCTTGACTGACTTGTTTCTCATCATTCATTGGAACTGGAAGGTGATAGTCttagataatgtgtgtgtgtgtgtgtgtttattgtaGCTCTGGTACAGGGATGCGTTCTAAAGCTGACCAAGCTTGTGAGTAGAATTTTGATTTAGAgtgggaaaggaccttagaggccatctaatctaacccccttcttttaaagataagaaaactaaggtcctgagaagtgatttgtccagcttCACACAGGTGGTCAAGTGGCAAAGTTAGGTTTCAAACCAAGGTTCTCTGACTGTAGAGGCAGTGGGCTTTCCAAGGTTTTATTCAGCTTCAAATTAGGAAGTATCAGTAGCAGAATTATACATCATTTTAAGCAGACTTGGTAAAGGTATGTGAAATTATGGATTTGAACAAATTATAATATTATAGAGTCATTCattattgctgagaataagaGTAGGAGTGGAATTAAAGATCCCTATTAAAAATATCTGTCTTAGATAGAATTCTGCTATCTCTTCCCAGGCTCCAACCTATCAACTATGTAATTTGATAAATGAATACGTTCATGAAGACAGGCTTTTTCTTTTGAGTGTATCACTCTTCATCTATGACAGTTGCAACCCGTGCCAGTCTTCTTCTTCACTGTCAATGGACTTCCTTAGATCCTCCCTGGAGGATCTTCCCAATACCTTGTAGGCTTTTAATACTTTGGGGAAGCTAATATAACACTGGGACTGTGTGACTCACCTTCTTTTCTAGTTATGGCCTGAATGAGActcaattacatatatatatatatatatatatatatatatatatatatatatatatatatatattatatacacacacacacacacacacatatatgtaatatatatagacacacatgtgtatgtatatatgtatacgtatatataccaCTTCTTTCTCAAAAGTCAAAGTCTTTAATATGCTGCTGCATCCTTCTTTCTCCCATCAGTcttcttttcattgttctttgGTCTTCTGAAATTTTGATCATTCTAAGATTGTGTGATTCCATGATTCAAATAGTACCACTagaaaaatattgttaaaaaagGTAGATTTTGGTGGAAGGGAGTCAGTTGGgattggtttcttttttccccatttgaaagatattttcacttattttgttaaatatttcccaattacatggaaaattttaacatcatttaaaaatttatttctaatttttcttttagaaacattcttttttttaaaattttcagtttcaaattctctcccttcaacCCCTCCCACTTTTACTGAGTAGGCAAGCAATATCATATTAAAGTGtgaaattatatgaaatatatttccatattagcaaaaataaattttttaaaaatcaagaaaaaagtgagaaaattatgcttcaatttgtactcagagttgcactcattctctctctaggggtagatagcattttttttcattatgaatcctttggaattgtcttggatcatcgtcttaatcagaatagccaagtctttcacagtaacattgctgttactgtgcacaatgatctcctgattcttctcacttcatgtTGCATCAGTTCAAAAAGGTAttaccatgtttttctgaaaccacctcccACATTATTTCCCATAGCATAATAGTACTATATCACAATTATATGCCCCaacttattcaatcattccccaagtgatgaacatcccctcaatttccaattatttgccatcacaaaaagagctactataaaaatttttgtacacacaggtctttttccttttcctctgatctgtttgggatacagacctagtagtggcattatTGGTTCAAAGTATAGGCagtttttataaccctttgggtctagttccaaattgttctccagaatggttggccaGTTCACTACTCTACCAACAATTCATTGGTATATCTATTTTTCCCCAAaccccctctagcatttgtcatttcttgtagggGTGAAgtagtgcctcagagttgttttagtttgcctttttctaatcaacagtgatttggagcattttttttatatgactatagatagctttgattgtgTCTtgtgaaaactgcttgtttatatcttttgaccatttaacaattggggaatggcccttatttttataaatttgactcagttctatactcagtatatatttgaggaatgaggactttatcagagaaactttctgtaaaattttttgatattactttactgtctatggtacttttagcaaaatatggtttctctgattattccttttattagatctatttttgcttttgctttgtctgagatcaagatcACTACtcctgtctttttaaaatttagctaAAATATATTAGTTCTGCTCaagtcttttattttaactctatgtgtttttgtgtttcaagtatgtttcttgtaaacaacatattgttagattctggtttctaatccattctgttattcaCTTATGTTTTATGGGTGAACTCATCTCATTCACCTTCACAGgtatgattactaattgtgttTTCCCCTTTAtgctattttattctttcttttctttttctgcttatcCTACCttccttaaaaatttcttttttcttctaaccactgcctcccttaatctgtcctcccCTTTATTACCTACCCcctcactccctttctcttcctctttccttattAGTTACATTTCTTTACACaactgagtatgtgtgtgtgtatttttttcttctctcttttaactaATTCCAATGTGAGTGAGGTTCAAGAAATGCCTGCTACTCCCACCCCTATTtctccctccattgtaaaagtctTTCCTCTTTTACgggagataattttccctattttacttcttccttctcccagtgtatccttctttcctaccccttcatttttttggggggggggaagaatcATTCTAATATAATTGACTCACATtcatgctctctgtctatgtaaatTACttttaactgctctaataatgataaagatctTAAAGAGtgctatacatatgtatatacatacatacatacatatatatatatatatatatttatcttcccatataggaatctAAACATTTTAACATTACTGAGTCTTATGATTacactttcatgtttacctttatatgcgaagagagtcttgtgtttgaatatcaGAATTTCTATCCAGCTCTagcattttcatcaggaatgcttgaaatttctctatttcattaactatccattttttcacttgaaggattatactcagttttgctgaggaggttattcttggttgtacaCTTAGAATCTTTACTTCCTGGAATATCGTCTCTAAGCCCTCTGACTTCTTGAACATGGAAGTcactaaatcttatgtgatcctcactgtggctccacaatatttgaattgtttctttctgaatgcttcaagtattttctctctgatttatggcctctggaatttgtctatgatattccttggagttttcattttggaatctctttcagatggtgattggtggattttttctatttctattttacctagTTCTGGGGGTGTGaaaatttttggtgcttccaaggtggtatggtcCTGTGAGAGGTGTGATCactactctcctggtctgcactctggtcttttcctGGTATCCTTCAGATTTAAaatattagggcaattttccttgataatttcttgaaatatcatgtCCATGCTCTTTCTCAGATCATAGTcttcaggaagtccaataattcttaaattatctccccttgatatattttctaggtcagtcatttttctgataacatattttacattttctatttttttcattcttttaactttattttgtcTCTTTATGTCTTGTGGAGTCAAtaacttccacttgtccaattttaatctttaagaaattattttcgtCAATGagattttatacctctttttctatttggtctcTTCTGGTTTTTTAAGTAgttcttttcttcaatattttttgtggttctttattaagctgttcattttgttttcataattttcttgcatcattctcatttcttttttcattttttcttctaccactcatttctttcttgaactcttccagaaattcttgttgggcttgcatccaattagcattttttttgaggctttattGGTATCTGTTTTCACAATGTTGCCTTCTTCTGAGcttatgtcttggtcttctctgTTACCATGGTGGCTTTTTATggttaattctttctttcttttctttcttttttattatatgatatatattttatatatatatatatatttatatatatattattattatattatatatattttatatatataatttatatatatttgtatatatttatatatatttacattatattattataatattatatatattttatatacatatatatttatatagatattattatattatatatatttctttttttatattaattttatttttttttggtgttctacaatcgctactatataacttagattatttttttctcctccctcccctttccatcccccctctctccccaagacagcatacaattttatataggttctatacatacattcctactaaatacattttcactatagtcatgttgtgtagaagaattaaaataaatgggagaaatcatataacaaaccaaaacataaaacaaaagaaaatgatctgctgcattctccaattgaattccaaagttctttctctggatatggaaggcattttgccttaaaagaccattaggaattttttaagttcttgcatttcaatgaagttccaagtttaccagaaaaatctctcacacactgtggtcactgctgtgcacaaagttctcctggttctgctcctttcactcagcatcaggtcatataagtctttccaggcctctctgaagtcttcctgttcatcatttcttatagcacaatagtattctattacattcatataccataatttattcagccatttcccaattgatgggcatccctttgatttccagtttttggccaccacagaatatttcttgactttgaactttatgttaaagttaggcCCTGCTTACCTTCAGGTGGCAAGGTACTGTACCAAGCTTTAGGCTTTTTTCTgctgttttcaaagctagttctgTGGGGTGTGCAAAtttttggtgtttccaaggtGCTATGATCCTGTAAGGTGTATGGTCACTACTCTCCTgatctgcactctggtctttacccagacAGGGTCCCTGGTGTCCTGCAGCCACAAAAACTAGCATTCTCTTTGCCTTGGAATTGTGACCAGTGCCCTTGCTCCCTTGTGATCCACATCCAGCACTCCTTCCCACCCTGGAATTATGACCCAGAATTTCATATGGGCAAGAGAGTTGCCAGTCAATGCCAGTTGTACCCTGTGACAGCAAAGTATTCcctataatttctttctgaccagttgtctgaccttCTAACTATCTCTGGACCGAGAGCCCCTGAAGCTACTGCttcattcactttttctttttttatgcttatatttgtttattaaatacttaaaaaggaaacagacagttttcaaCCTTTTGTTTTAATCTTAAATACTTGAATATGTGTACATGGATGCATGTAACTGGTGATTTAAtgcacttattttaaaaatgttgattaCATTTTCTTGCATTTTGATTCTTCAGTAGAGTTTGATTTTGATGTAGGAAAAGCATGATGACACAAATGTCTGTGGGTTGATGCTACACTGTAGAGTTTATATAAAGCCTGGTTCCACAAAGCAGCAGATACCTGGTCTATTACTGCTCCCAATTCTCGGTATTCACCAGAATATAGGATGTATGACCAGGTACAGAGAGTGATAAGGGTCAGTCCCATGATCATGTTGCATAGGCTGTCTATAATGTCCAAACCAAGGAATCCAGTGACACCAGCAATGACACAGGTGATGAAAATGACCACAAACAGTGTGGCTGGGGTGTATGCTGCAAAGAAGATGTTCTTGCTGTTGTTATGTTTGACATATTGTGTGTAGAACTCATCTATTTCACTCTCCAGTTGTTGCAAGTAACAGTGGCTAAATTCCTCACCACCCATCTTTTTGA from Notamacropus eugenii isolate mMacEug1 chromosome 1, mMacEug1.pri_v2, whole genome shotgun sequence includes these protein-coding regions:
- the LOC140518729 gene encoding atlastin-1-like, which encodes MEIDDEFNKNLKILIPWLLSPENLDVKEINGNKITHQGLAEYFKAYIKISQGEELPHPKSMLAEANNLIAVATAKDTYNKRMEEICGGDKPFLASTDLQNKHLELKEESIKLFHGVKKMGGEEFSHCYLQQLESEIDEFYTQYVKHNNSKNIFFAAYTPATLFVVIFITCVIAGVTGFLGLDIIDSLCNMIMGLTLITLCTWSYILYSGEYRELGAVIDQVSAALWNQALYKLYSVASTHRHLCHHAFPTSKSNSTEESKCKKM